In one Mycobacterium sp. NBC_00419 genomic region, the following are encoded:
- a CDS encoding FAD-binding protein — MPDFDETVDVVVAGSGGGITGAYTAAREGLSVVLVEATDKFGGTTAYSGGGGMWFPCNPVLRRAGSDDTIERALNYFHAVVGDRTPQDLQDAYVRGGSALIEYLEADENFSFTVLPWPDYFGNAPDARTDGLRHIVAVPVRDEKLGPYAGSVGGPLDTERLGAPAPGKLFGGRALIGRFLAALSGFQNATLHRNTELVDLITDEGRVVGAVVRRDGERVRIGARRGVLLAAGGFEHNPELRQAYGVPGDPMDSMGCPGNTGAALQAAIRAGASLDLMDQAWWSPGLTHPDGRSAFALWFTGGIFVNDAGQRFVNESAAYDRIGREIIGEMQAGGLSMPLWMIYDGREGEVPPVKATNVSMVETERYKDAGLWRTAATLAELADVIGVPAEALEQTVARFNEMVANGADTDFGRGDEAYDRAFSEGRSPLVPIVEPPFHAAAFGLSDLGTKGGLRTDAHARVLDHDGVPIAGLYAAGNTMAAVSGTTYPGGGNPIGASMLFSHVAALDMAGVPVSSA; from the coding sequence ATGCCCGATTTCGATGAAACAGTCGATGTCGTCGTCGCCGGATCCGGTGGCGGCATCACTGGGGCCTATACCGCCGCCCGAGAGGGCCTTTCGGTCGTTCTCGTGGAAGCGACCGACAAGTTCGGCGGAACGACGGCGTACTCGGGTGGCGGTGGTATGTGGTTTCCGTGCAATCCGGTGCTCCGGCGCGCGGGAAGCGATGACACGATCGAACGGGCGCTGAACTACTTCCATGCCGTTGTCGGGGACCGCACTCCGCAGGACCTGCAGGACGCCTATGTCCGCGGTGGTAGCGCACTCATCGAATACCTGGAGGCCGACGAGAACTTCTCGTTCACCGTGCTTCCCTGGCCGGACTACTTCGGCAACGCCCCCGACGCCCGCACCGACGGGTTGCGCCACATCGTCGCCGTCCCGGTCCGCGACGAGAAGCTCGGGCCGTACGCAGGTTCGGTTGGCGGCCCCCTGGACACCGAACGCCTCGGCGCCCCGGCACCGGGCAAACTGTTCGGTGGCCGGGCCCTCATCGGCCGATTCCTGGCCGCGCTCAGCGGTTTTCAGAACGCCACACTGCACCGCAACACCGAACTGGTGGACCTGATCACCGACGAAGGCCGGGTGGTCGGCGCGGTGGTCCGTCGCGATGGCGAGCGGGTGCGGATCGGCGCACGCCGCGGCGTACTGCTGGCGGCCGGCGGATTCGAGCACAACCCCGAGCTGCGTCAGGCCTACGGGGTGCCCGGTGACCCGATGGACTCGATGGGCTGCCCGGGCAACACCGGCGCGGCCCTGCAGGCGGCGATTCGGGCCGGCGCGAGCCTCGACCTGATGGACCAGGCGTGGTGGTCCCCCGGCCTCACGCATCCCGACGGACGGTCCGCATTCGCGTTGTGGTTCACCGGCGGGATCTTCGTCAACGACGCCGGGCAGCGCTTCGTCAACGAATCGGCCGCCTATGACCGCATCGGCCGGGAGATCATCGGCGAGATGCAGGCGGGCGGGCTGAGTATGCCGCTGTGGATGATCTACGACGGCCGCGAGGGTGAGGTTCCCCCGGTCAAGGCCACCAATGTCTCGATGGTGGAGACCGAACGCTACAAGGACGCCGGATTGTGGCGCACCGCAGCGACTCTGGCTGAGCTGGCCGACGTGATCGGCGTACCCGCCGAGGCACTCGAGCAGACGGTCGCACGCTTCAACGAGATGGTCGCCAACGGCGCCGACACCGACTTCGGACGCGGTGACGAGGCCTACGACAGGGCATTCTCGGAGGGACGCTCACCGCTGGTGCCCATCGTGGAGCCACCGTTTCATGCGGCGGCCTTCGGGCTGTCCGACCTGGGCACCAAGGGCGGTTTGCGGACAGATGCCCATGCCCGGGTGCTCGACCACGACGGCGTGCCGATCGCCGGGCTCTATGCCGCCGGCAACACCATGGCAGCGGTCAGCGGCACCACCTATCCCGGCGGCGGGAACCCGATCGGAGCATCGATGTTGTTCAGCCACGTGGCCGCGCTGGACATGGCCGGCGTGCCGGTCAGCTCTGCTTGA
- a CDS encoding alpha/beta fold hydrolase has product MDTSYEGTLREVGTEKGVLRYHEAGEGPTLLLLHGSGPGVTGWRNYRGNLAFFAEHFRCLVLEFPGFGVSDDFGGHPMLDAQAAVPVFIDALGLDRVDVIGNSMGGGVGINFAINHPDRIGKLITIGGIGTNIYSPGPSEGIRLLQEFTEDPTRQRLVDWLNSMVYDQDLVTETLINERWELATDPETLASARRMYGKAAFAAMTKMMRNADFPLPWAIMHKVKAPTLLTWGRDDRVSPLDMSLIPMRTIPNAEMHVFPNCGHWVMIEQKQAFEATALSFLQRA; this is encoded by the coding sequence GTGGACACCAGTTACGAAGGCACGCTGCGGGAAGTCGGCACCGAAAAGGGCGTTCTGCGCTATCACGAGGCGGGCGAGGGCCCCACGCTGCTACTCCTGCACGGCTCCGGCCCCGGCGTCACCGGCTGGCGCAACTACCGCGGCAACCTGGCGTTCTTCGCCGAACATTTCCGGTGCCTGGTCCTGGAGTTCCCGGGCTTCGGGGTCAGCGACGATTTCGGCGGTCACCCGATGCTCGACGCCCAGGCGGCCGTGCCGGTGTTCATCGACGCGCTGGGACTCGACCGCGTCGACGTGATCGGCAACTCGATGGGCGGTGGCGTCGGCATCAACTTCGCGATCAATCACCCCGACCGGATCGGCAAGTTGATCACCATCGGCGGGATCGGCACCAACATCTACAGCCCCGGCCCCAGTGAGGGAATCCGGCTGCTGCAGGAGTTCACCGAGGATCCCACCCGGCAGCGCCTCGTCGACTGGCTCAACTCGATGGTCTACGACCAGGACCTGGTCACCGAGACGCTGATCAACGAGCGCTGGGAGCTGGCCACCGATCCCGAGACGTTGGCCAGTGCGCGCCGGATGTACGGCAAGGCCGCATTCGCGGCGATGACGAAGATGATGCGCAACGCCGATTTCCCGCTGCCCTGGGCGATCATGCACAAGGTCAAGGCACCCACCCTGTTGACCTGGGGACGCGATGACCGGGTCAGCCCGCTGGACATGTCACTGATCCCGATGCGGACCATCCCCAATGCCGAAATGCATGTGTTCCCCAACTGCGGGCACTGGGTGATGATCGAGCAGAAGCAGGCGTTCGAAGCCACCGCGCTGAGCTTCCTGCAGCGCGCCTAG
- the bphC gene encoding biphenyl-2,3-diol 1,2-dioxygenase, with translation MSVFSSLGYVTIQTADIERWRQFAFGLLGFAEGKGPDPDSLYLRMDERAARIIVTPGDGDRIVAAGWEVRDRIGLERVRQTLDAAGVPYKQLSQAEADDRRVEEVITFDDPAGNTLEVFHGAVLDHSPVVTPFGARFVTGDQGLGHVVLPALDAPALFEFYTETLGFLSRGAFRVPLPKEFGPIRIRFLGVNERHHSLAIAPATTLRDPGLIHMMVEVDSLDAVGAALDRVSKEGFQLSSTLGRHTNDKMVSFYVRAPGDWDLEFGTGGLRVDESHYTAEEITADSYWGHQWVSDLPAAMRP, from the coding sequence ATGAGTGTGTTCTCCAGCCTCGGCTACGTCACGATCCAGACCGCCGATATCGAGCGGTGGCGCCAATTCGCTTTCGGGCTGCTCGGTTTCGCCGAGGGTAAGGGTCCCGACCCCGATTCGCTGTATCTGCGGATGGACGAGCGGGCAGCGCGGATCATCGTCACTCCCGGTGACGGCGACCGAATCGTGGCCGCCGGCTGGGAAGTTCGCGACCGGATCGGACTCGAACGGGTCAGGCAGACCCTCGACGCGGCAGGCGTGCCGTACAAGCAGCTCTCCCAGGCCGAGGCCGACGACCGCCGGGTGGAGGAGGTCATCACCTTCGATGATCCGGCGGGCAACACGCTGGAGGTGTTCCACGGCGCAGTCCTCGACCACAGCCCGGTCGTGACACCTTTCGGCGCCCGGTTCGTCACCGGTGACCAGGGCCTGGGCCACGTGGTACTGCCCGCCCTTGATGCCCCCGCCCTGTTCGAGTTCTACACCGAGACATTGGGTTTCCTGTCCCGCGGCGCGTTCCGGGTGCCGCTGCCGAAGGAGTTCGGACCGATCCGGATCCGCTTCCTCGGGGTCAACGAACGCCACCACAGCCTGGCGATCGCACCGGCGACGACATTGCGCGACCCGGGCCTGATCCACATGATGGTCGAAGTCGACAGCCTCGACGCCGTCGGTGCGGCCCTCGACCGGGTCAGCAAGGAGGGGTTCCAGCTGTCCTCGACCCTGGGCAGGCACACCAACGACAAGATGGTGTCGTTCTATGTGCGCGCGCCCGGCGACTGGGACCTCGAATTCGGCACCGGTGGTCTGCGCGTCGACGAAAGTCACTACACCGCAGAGGAGATCACCGCCGACAGCTACTGGGGACATCAGTGGGTAAGCGATCTACCCGCTGCCATGCGGCCCTGA
- a CDS encoding acyl-CoA dehydrogenase family protein, with translation MTTRVIDKVMDAADQLRDHAVEAEKIGQLTEQTVKIMKSAGNIRLLQPKEHGGLEVHPREFAETVMATAALDPAAGWINGVVGVHPYQLAYADPRVAAEIWADDVDTWVASPYAPQGVAVPVDGGYIFNGRWQFSSGTDHCDWIFLGALLGNAEGRPVMPPQMLHMILPRKDYEIVEDSWDVVGLRGTGSKDVIVRNAFVPDYRTMDAFKVMDGTAQREAGMTDTLYLMPWSTMFPLGISSATIGICEGALAAHLDYQRERVSAAGTAIKDDPYVMYAIGEAAADINAARQEILANVDRIYDMVDSGKEVSFADRAAGRRTQVRAVWRAVMAVDQIFSRSGGNGMRMDKPLQRYWRDAHTGMAHAIHVPGTVFHASALSSFGVEPEGPLRAMI, from the coding sequence ATGACAACCCGGGTTATCGACAAAGTCATGGACGCCGCGGATCAGTTGCGGGATCACGCCGTCGAGGCCGAGAAGATCGGCCAACTCACCGAGCAGACGGTGAAGATCATGAAGTCGGCGGGCAATATCCGCCTACTGCAACCCAAAGAGCACGGCGGCCTCGAGGTGCATCCGCGCGAGTTCGCCGAGACCGTCATGGCCACCGCGGCACTCGATCCGGCGGCCGGCTGGATCAACGGGGTCGTGGGCGTCCACCCCTATCAGTTGGCCTACGCCGATCCGCGGGTGGCCGCCGAGATCTGGGCCGACGACGTCGACACCTGGGTGGCCTCGCCCTACGCACCGCAGGGTGTGGCGGTGCCCGTCGACGGCGGTTACATCTTCAACGGACGCTGGCAGTTCAGCTCCGGCACCGACCACTGCGACTGGATCTTCCTCGGCGCGCTGCTCGGCAACGCCGAGGGCAGGCCCGTCATGCCGCCGCAGATGCTGCACATGATCCTGCCCCGCAAGGACTACGAGATCGTCGAGGACTCGTGGGATGTCGTCGGGTTGCGCGGCACCGGGTCCAAGGACGTGATCGTGCGCAACGCGTTCGTCCCCGACTACCGCACCATGGACGCGTTCAAGGTGATGGACGGCACCGCCCAGCGGGAAGCCGGCATGACCGACACCCTCTACCTGATGCCCTGGTCGACGATGTTCCCGCTCGGCATCTCCTCGGCCACCATCGGCATCTGCGAAGGTGCACTGGCCGCTCACCTCGACTATCAACGCGAGCGGGTCAGTGCCGCAGGGACTGCCATCAAGGACGACCCGTACGTGATGTACGCGATCGGTGAGGCCGCCGCCGACATCAACGCCGCGCGCCAGGAGATCCTGGCCAACGTGGACCGGATCTACGACATGGTCGACTCCGGCAAGGAGGTCTCGTTCGCCGACCGGGCCGCCGGCCGCCGAACCCAGGTTCGTGCGGTGTGGCGCGCGGTGATGGCCGTCGACCAGATCTTCTCCCGCTCCGGTGGCAACGGCATGCGCATGGACAAGCCGCTGCAGCGGTACTGGCGCGACGCGCACACCGGCATGGCACACGCCATCCACGTTCCGGGCACTGTCTTCCATGCGTCAGCTCTCAGCTCCTTCGGCGTCGAACCCGAGGGACCGCTGCGGGCGATGATCTGA
- a CDS encoding flavin-containing monooxygenase, producing the protein MQHSRPAHVDAVVVGAGFAGLYALHRLRSQGLSVRVFEAAPGVGGTWYFNRYPGARCDVESVDYSYSFSEDVQQEWNWTERYATQSEILEYLNWVTDRLDLRRDITFGTRVTSTVLDEDTLRWTVSTDSGEVVNARFVIMATGALSAAITPDFAGLDTFTGDVFHTAHWPHEGVDFTGRRVAVIGTGSSGIQSIPLIAEQAAQLYVFQRTPNYSVPAGNRPLTAEELADVKANYAQRRQMSFRSGGGSPYVGTTTPTLQVPAPQRRAAFEKRWQLGGVLFSKTFPDQMLDLAANDEARTFWEEKVRAVIDNPAVAELLIPDDHPIGAKRICTDSQYFQTFNRPNVELVSVRRTPIESVDATGINTAAAHYDVDAIVFATGFDALTGALGKISIIGRGGQALSDDWADGPRTYLGLGCDGFPNLFLITGPGSPAVLANMVLGAEAHVNWIAEAIGYLDDNGYAALEATPEAVQSWLSELSRRAETTLFTKADSWYLGANVPGKPRVFMLFCGGFGVYNDICADVAAGGYQGFDLLAPKR; encoded by the coding sequence ATGCAGCACAGCCGGCCCGCCCACGTCGACGCCGTCGTCGTCGGCGCCGGATTCGCCGGGCTGTACGCCCTGCACCGATTGCGTTCACAGGGGCTGAGCGTCCGGGTGTTCGAGGCGGCCCCTGGGGTGGGCGGCACCTGGTATTTCAACCGCTACCCGGGCGCGCGCTGCGATGTGGAGAGCGTCGACTACAGCTACTCGTTCTCCGAGGACGTGCAGCAGGAGTGGAACTGGACTGAGCGCTACGCCACCCAGTCAGAGATCCTCGAGTACCTGAACTGGGTGACCGACAGACTCGACCTGCGTCGTGACATCACCTTCGGTACCCGGGTGACGTCGACGGTCCTCGACGAGGACACCCTGCGGTGGACGGTGAGCACCGACTCCGGTGAGGTGGTCAACGCACGGTTCGTCATCATGGCCACTGGTGCTCTGTCGGCGGCGATCACTCCCGACTTCGCCGGGCTGGACACCTTCACCGGCGATGTCTTCCACACCGCGCACTGGCCACATGAGGGCGTCGACTTCACCGGCAGGCGGGTCGCGGTCATCGGCACGGGATCCTCGGGCATTCAGTCGATTCCGCTCATCGCCGAGCAGGCCGCCCAGCTCTATGTCTTCCAGCGCACACCCAACTACAGCGTCCCGGCCGGCAACCGGCCGCTGACCGCCGAGGAACTGGCCGACGTCAAGGCGAACTATGCGCAGCGTCGGCAGATGTCGTTTCGCAGCGGCGGTGGCTCGCCCTACGTGGGGACGACCACGCCCACCTTGCAGGTGCCGGCCCCGCAGCGCCGCGCGGCATTCGAAAAGCGTTGGCAGCTCGGTGGTGTGCTGTTCTCCAAAACGTTCCCCGACCAGATGCTCGACCTCGCCGCCAACGACGAGGCCAGGACGTTCTGGGAGGAGAAGGTCCGCGCGGTCATCGACAACCCAGCCGTCGCCGAACTGCTGATCCCCGACGACCATCCGATCGGGGCCAAACGCATCTGCACCGATTCGCAGTACTTCCAGACATTCAACCGGCCCAACGTCGAGCTGGTCAGCGTGCGCCGAACCCCGATCGAGTCCGTCGACGCCACCGGGATCAACACCGCGGCAGCCCATTACGACGTCGACGCGATCGTGTTCGCCACCGGCTTTGACGCGCTGACCGGCGCGCTGGGCAAGATCAGCATCATCGGCCGTGGGGGACAGGCGTTATCCGACGATTGGGCCGACGGGCCGCGGACCTATCTGGGGCTGGGCTGCGACGGGTTCCCGAATCTGTTCCTGATCACCGGCCCGGGCAGCCCGGCGGTGTTAGCCAACATGGTGCTCGGCGCGGAGGCGCACGTTAACTGGATCGCCGAGGCCATCGGCTATCTCGACGACAACGGCTACGCCGCACTGGAAGCCACGCCTGAGGCGGTGCAGAGCTGGCTGTCAGAACTGTCCCGGCGCGCGGAGACCACGCTGTTCACCAAGGCCGACTCCTGGTACCTGGGCGCTAACGTGCCGGGCAAGCCGCGGGTGTTCATGCTGTTCTGCGGCGGGTTCGGCGTCTACAACGACATCTGCGCCGACGTGGCCGCCGGCGGCTATCAGGGGTTCGACCTGCTAGCGCCGAAACGCTAG